From the Phyllobacterium sp. T1293 genome, the window CGGAGCCGGAGCCGCGGTCACAACATCGTGTTGCGGGGCTTCATCCGTTACCGGCACTTCCACCTTGGAAGCAGGAGCGGATGTGGGGAACTGACGAATTTCAGCCTCATTGGTGGATTTCGGCGCGGACATGGGACGCTCTTTCTAGAGATGGTCACTCGGAAAATTGATTGAACCAATCGGTTCGATCGTTGACATAGCGCAAATCTAAGTGCATATCAAGTGGATCGAACCGATTGGTTCGAAAAAGAATCGAAAATGAGGAAACGTGACTAATATGTCGTCTACCAAGGCATCCGTTGTTGACCCAGGCATGACCACTTTAGAACGCCCCGGCCGTATGGCGGCAGGACAGGACCCGGTCAAGCGGCAACAGATTCTTGATGGGGCCAATCGCGTTTTTTCGCAGATGGGTTTCGATGCGGCCAGCATGAACGACATTACCCGTGAAGCGGGTGTTTCCAAAGGCACGATCTATGTTTACTTCGACAATAAGGAAGAGCTGTTCATAGAACTGTGCAACCAGTACAAGAACGCGCTGTTCGAGGGCATTTATCATGCACTGGAAACCAATCCCAATCTGCGCGAAGCGCTGATCCAGTTTGGCATATCGCTGTCGACGCTGATTACATCAAATGTTGGTATTCAGGCGCAGCGGGTTGTTATCGGCGTGGCCGAGCGCATGCCGTCCATGAGCTGCAGTTTTTACGAAAAGGGTCCGAAAAAAGGCTTGGCGCTTATGCGCGCGCTGCTGGACAAGCATGTCGCCGCGGGGTTTCTGGCCATTGATGATACGGAAATTGCAGCCTATCAGCTTTCCGATCTTTTTCACTCGGGTCTGCTGCGCCGGCGTCTGTTCGGGCATATGCTGCAGGAACCCGAGCCGGAACAAATCCGCAAGACCGTAACCGCGGGCGTCGATATGTTTCTGCGCGCCTACAAAGCTTGATTCAGGAACCTTTCCGGTCGAACGGTTCTATCTCAATCGGAAAGGCTCTGGAGGTCAGGCCGTGCCGCAACTGGAGCAGACGCCGCGAATTTCGATAGTTGTCTTGCTGGGCTTGAAAGCATTATCCGTCGTCCATTGCCGGACACGCTGGGTAATGACGTCGTCGGAAAATTCCGAAACCTGACCGCATTTCTCGCAAATGGCGAAAGCAATCATGCCGTGATTGTGGCTATGGCTGTGTGGATGGGCGCAGGCGACAAAGGCATTGATGCTTTCAAGGCGATGGACCATGCCATAGTCGAGCAGTTTTTCCA encodes:
- a CDS encoding TetR/AcrR family transcriptional regulator codes for the protein MTTLERPGRMAAGQDPVKRQQILDGANRVFSQMGFDAASMNDITREAGVSKGTIYVYFDNKEELFIELCNQYKNALFEGIYHALETNPNLREALIQFGISLSTLITSNVGIQAQRVVIGVAERMPSMSCSFYEKGPKKGLALMRALLDKHVAAGFLAIDDTEIAAYQLSDLFHSGLLRRRLFGHMLQEPEPEQIRKTVTAGVDMFLRAYKA
- a CDS encoding Fur family transcriptional regulator, yielding MTTAQELTKNQTLVFNTLSRADGPLSAYTILDQLRGDGFRAPLQVYRALEKLLDYGMVHRLESINAFVACAHPHSHSHNHGMIAFAICEKCGQVSEFSDDVITQRVRQWTTDNAFKPSKTTIEIRGVCSSCGTA